The proteins below are encoded in one region of Citrobacter enshiensis:
- a CDS encoding invasin domain 3-containing protein: MDSFSDADGCTRLARFIVWLNILLQFIFPLAGAFTPAIVHAQRTVSVSADAVEHSTQVYTLGRGESVLSIAKKYHLTLEELRKLNQFRTFAHGFSGLQAGDELDVPAAKMPQKKPTPASDNAPDEQQQKIAGLASQAGSFLSNSPDGQAAQSLVTGMVTGEASSRLQQMLSRYGTARVQVGMDENFSLKNSEFDLLLPLWEQQSTLLFTQGSLHRTDDRTQSNLGLGLRYFTDNWMVGGNTFLDYDLSRNHSRMGLGLEYGRDFLKLSANGYQRLSNWKNSPDVEDYDERPANGWDVRAEGWLPALPQLGGKIVYEQYYGDEVALSDKDDRQRNPHAITLGLNYTPVPLITLNAEQRQGSADDNETRVGLDLNYQLGVPWTHQIDPDGVAAMHTLNGSRYDLVERNNSIVLEYRKQEVIRLKTAALVTGNGGERKSLDVTVNSKHGVKRIDWSAASLLAAGGKIIANSTTSYDVLLPSWQSAQGANNTYLVTGVAVDNNDNRSTPSDTQITVNTAEISVANSHFLPESPLKSSPTTSYLPADGKTQGVATLTLVNDQQQPVDVPLSDITLTTAIAELPVSPGALQASSKRVSGSSVADATVSAFTRKSSGVYEVTVTAGTKPELLTLTPVVRKTALNAVRFFITPTAPDAGQSTFAANPKTVLADNTAESTLTLVVKDASGSPLSGIAGNLSVSVSDSHGAAPIAGSVTISSITETATAGTYTATLKGTKADTYTLKPQYKGSVLGSLSDTVTLTAGTTPDAGQSAFSVSPKLLVADGITTSTLTLTVKDVGGNALTGVAGNLTAIVTDSQGQTPATGSINISSMTETATAGTYTATLSGTLAGSYKVVPQFSGNTIGSLSDTLTLTAVRTPDGDKSVFTASPITIAADSIATSTLTLVAKDANGNAIGGIASSLTLNVKDSGGSTPAADKVTVGSISESATPGTYTATLKGTLAGIYTVKPQFSGSALGSLNATVTLTAGNTPDGTQSTFSTSPKLLAADNTATSTLKLTAKDAGGNAITGLSADLTFAVKDIGGITPTEDKVTMSSISEGATPGTYIATLKGTLAGAYSVKPQYKGSAIGSLSDAVVLTADTTPDGAQSTFSAAPVSVAADNIAISTLTLFAKDAYGNAVKGIASSLTLNVKDSGGSTPASDKVTVGSISESATPGTYTATLKGTLAGIYTVKPQFSGSALGSLSATVTLTAGNTPDGTQSTFSTSPKLLAADNTATSTLKLTAKDAGGNAITGLAADLTFAVKDSGGITPTEDKVTMSSISEGATPGTYIATLKGTLAGAYSVKPQYKGSAIGSLSDAVVLTADTTPDGAQSTFSAAPVSVAADNIAISTLTLVARDAYGNAVKGVASSLTLNVKDSGGSTPAADKVTVGSISESATPGTYTATLKGTLAGIYTVKPQFSGSALGSLSTTVTLKAGNTPDGTQSTFSASPSSITANDTATSTLTLKAKDAGGNAITGIAADLTFAVKDSNNTPPDTGRVTVGSITESATPGTYTATLKGTLAGVYTVKPQFSGSALGNLSAPVTLTADNTPDGNQSTFSATPKSIVANDTAKSLLTLKVKDANGNAITGIATSLTVAVKDSQGGTPEAGKVTVSAVTETEVPGTYIATLKGQLADTYTLKPQFSGNAIGTLSDTVTLTTGSTPDGTLSSFSVSPKSIAADNTTSSTLTVMLKDANGNVMSSQAGNLSISVKDSEGSTPSSTQVAVSSLSESVTPGTYTATLKGTLAGTYTLKPQFSGNAIGTLSDTVTLTTGSTPDGTLSSFSVSPKSIAADNTTSSTLTVMLKDANGNVMSSQAGNLSISVKDSGGSTPSSTQVAVSSLSESVTPGTYTATLKGTLAGTYTLKPQFSGNAIGMLSDTVTLTTGSTPDGSKSLFSASPKSIAADDTTTSTLTLQVKDANGNAIGGLSGLTLEVKNSLEATPAEGKVTVSNLSESSTPGTWTATLKGQLADVYTVKPLLNGSALGTLSDTVTLTANSAPDAAKSTFRALPHSIIADNSATSTLLFTAKDTFGNSIRGLNGLSIGVKNSAGAAPVSGKVTVSSVTETATPGIYSATLKGILADTYTVTPQLDSSAIGGLSDSVTLTADTTPDVANSTFAASPDSIVADDSAVSTLTLKIQDANGNAMTGRDSDLTLTLKDSLDSTPVAGKVTLSNLVESATPGTYTATLKGQLADTYTVTPKLSGSAIGSLSATVTLKAGSTPSGSLSGFKATPTSIAADDMESSSLILTLRDTFGNAISGQGSSLTLELKDSEGNAPTDGGVTVTSLTEIATPGTYTATLKGKVSGDWIITPKLSGNAIGEISATVTLTSGTVPDGVLSTLTASPTSIIANNTAMSTLTFTAKDENGNDISGIAASLKMSVTDSQNKVPATGKVMVGKVTETATPGVYTAMLKGTLSGVYTVKPTFGNTSIGSLSATVTLTADTTPDGVQSSFEATPLLVTGNGTDSSTLTFIAKDAYGNAIADIAGSLTLEVKNGSGATPDSSKVILSSLKESESTPGTYTATLKGTLAGVFTVKPQFSGSAIGNLSATVTLMTGTPDGVTSTFVANPQTLVADNIEMSTLTLTAKDVNGNAIPGIARTLKISITDEQGLEPAAGKITLGKVSETATPGTYTAMLKGTLAGVYTVKPLFNDTAIGSLSDSVTLTAGVPDTDNTSTFVASPASVVADNTAISTLTLSAKDKYGNTISGLAANLSLSVKNSKGEEPTTGKVTVTNLAEQGSTGVYTATLKGTLADIYIVKPQYNNSDLGTLSADVTLTAGTTADTAKSSFTAAPASVVADNVATSTLTLTIQDEYGNTMTGRTADLMLEVKNSAGTTPAEGKVTLTDLDESSTIPGTYTATLKGQLADTYTVTPKLSGDSIGSLAADVTLIASTTPDGTQSSFIANPDSVAADDSTLSTLTLTVKDVYGNAIAGIASSLALEIKDSTGSVPAAGKVTLSSFTESATPGIYTATLKGQLAGTYTVTPKFDGESIGSLSADVTLTANATPDASLSTFTVVPDSIVADDMTTSTLMLTAKDKYGNAIPGLASNLEMTVKDSQNVEPVSGKVTVSTVTESSTVPGTYIATLRGQLAGIYTVAPQNNGTVIGDLSGRVTLTAGAPDTGSATTFTASPHSVVANGIATSTLTLTVKDKFGNIISGLGDSLTLDVKGSDGQAPDSSKVTLSAMTESGSSGVYTAMLSGTFADTYTVKPMQNGTALGDLSDTVTLAADSTPDGGKTTFVAVPESIVANNVAFSTLTLVAKDVNGNAISGIAVNLTLDIKNSQNQSPVEGKVTLTALTESTSVPGTYTATLKGMLVGTYTVTPQNNGTAIGDLSAAVTLTAGTTPDGVQSTLVASPTLIIADDTTTSMLTLTAKDTFGNPIPGLAADLALELKDSQGNAPAAGKVTLTDLTESSTAGTYTAMLKGQLAGVYTVKALYHDSALGTLNATVTLTAGTTPDGATTTFAASPTSVVADDATTSTLTLTAKDKFGNAVTGIAGNLTLDVKNSAGVAPAEGKVTLSAVTESGTTGVYTATLKGQLADKYTVTPKFSGSAIGSLSADVTLTAGTTPDGATTTFVASPTSVVADDATTSTLTLTAKDKFGNAISGIAADLTLGIKDSHGAEPAEGKVTLSAVTESGTAGVYTATLKGQLADKYTITPTFSGSTIGSLSADVTLTAGAVDGSVTLFSVSPDSIVADDATTSTLTLTARDKFSNAVTGIAGNLTLDVKNSAGVAPAEGKVTVSTVTESGTVPGTYTATLKGQLVDVYTVTPKLNDSVIKNLSDTALTGTVTLTVGEPAEATSTFSSNPKSVKADNTETSTLTMKLADVFDNPITGLAQTGALMIQVKDSGEKTPKASEYTLSSITEDAVTPGTYTATIKGLIADTLTLKPLYNGEQILSMSDTVEFVPGTFKNVTVNGHTFANNAGFPTTGFDKANFTLNMPDGDVASDYTWTSDQASWATVSAGGVVTFGGGAPESATKTVVILATPKATGLTLKYTFTVTSWFVSSTVMADYNSAEAWCTSNGAILPPIEKLTNASVGGTGSRAVGNLWSEWGNLTTWGWSASWLWSSTSYQGGHNIASPNDGTVYQVGGWTGTAVQECMRPL, encoded by the coding sequence GGTCGAACGTAACAATTCCATTGTCCTTGAGTACCGTAAGCAGGAGGTCATTCGCTTAAAAACTGCGGCGTTGGTGACCGGTAACGGAGGAGAGCGAAAATCCCTGGACGTTACCGTGAACAGCAAGCATGGCGTGAAGCGGATCGACTGGTCCGCAGCCAGTTTACTCGCGGCAGGCGGTAAAATTATTGCTAATTCCACGACCAGCTATGATGTTTTGCTGCCGTCCTGGCAAAGCGCGCAGGGGGCTAATAATACTTATCTGGTCACCGGTGTGGCAGTCGACAACAACGATAACCGTTCTACACCGAGTGATACCCAGATAACGGTCAATACGGCGGAGATCAGTGTGGCAAATTCCCACTTCCTGCCTGAGTCACCGTTGAAATCTTCACCGACAACCAGCTATCTACCCGCGGACGGTAAAACCCAGGGCGTGGCGACACTGACACTGGTTAACGATCAGCAGCAACCTGTGGATGTGCCGCTGAGTGATATTACGCTGACTACAGCTATCGCGGAACTTCCCGTATCACCTGGCGCGCTTCAGGCATCCTCAAAAAGGGTGAGTGGATCATCTGTGGCAGATGCCACCGTATCGGCATTTACCCGTAAATCATCCGGTGTTTATGAAGTGACAGTCACTGCAGGTACGAAACCTGAACTGCTGACGCTGACACCTGTAGTCAGAAAAACGGCGCTCAATGCAGTACGTTTCTTCATTACGCCAACCGCACCGGACGCCGGACAGTCCACTTTTGCTGCCAACCCAAAAACGGTGCTGGCAGATAACACGGCGGAATCGACACTGACGCTGGTGGTGAAGGATGCCTCTGGCAGTCCACTGTCAGGTATAGCGGGTAACCTGTCGGTATCCGTGTCTGACAGCCATGGCGCTGCTCCGATTGCGGGGAGTGTGACGATCAGCAGCATAACGGAAACCGCGACTGCCGGGACCTATACCGCCACGCTGAAAGGTACGAAGGCCGATACATACACCCTGAAACCACAATATAAAGGCAGCGTACTCGGGAGTTTAAGTGATACGGTGACACTGACTGCGGGTACGACTCCTGATGCCGGACAATCCGCTTTTAGCGTAAGTCCGAAACTGCTGGTGGCCGACGGCATTACTACCAGCACACTGACGCTAACAGTGAAAGATGTTGGCGGTAATGCGCTGACTGGTGTGGCTGGTAACCTGACCGCGATCGTCACGGACAGCCAGGGACAGACGCCTGCGACAGGCAGTATTAACATCAGCTCTATGACGGAAACTGCGACGGCGGGTACTTATACGGCTACGCTGAGTGGCACGCTTGCTGGAAGCTATAAGGTAGTTCCTCAGTTCAGTGGCAACACTATTGGCAGTTTAAGTGACACGTTGACGCTTACAGCGGTACGGACGCCGGATGGCGATAAGTCTGTATTCACAGCCAGCCCGATCACTATTGCTGCTGATAGCATCGCGACCAGTACTCTAACGCTGGTTGCTAAGGATGCTAACGGTAATGCTATTGGCGGCATTGCATCCAGCCTGACACTGAACGTGAAGGACAGCGGCGGCAGCACGCCAGCCGCAGATAAAGTAACAGTGGGCAGTATCAGTGAAAGTGCGACCCCAGGTACCTACACAGCAACCCTGAAAGGGACGCTGGCAGGAATCTATACGGTGAAACCACAGTTCAGTGGCAGTGCGCTCGGCAGTTTAAACGCCACGGTCACCCTGACGGCGGGTAACACGCCGGACGGCACGCAGTCTACCTTCAGTACCAGTCCGAAGCTGCTGGCGGCAGATAATACCGCGACCAGCACCCTGAAACTGACGGCGAAAGATGCGGGCGGTAACGCCATCACCGGGCTTTCGGCAGACCTGACGTTTGCGGTGAAAGACATCGGTGGTATTACGCCAACTGAAGATAAAGTGACGATGAGCAGCATCAGCGAAGGTGCGACACCGGGCACCTACATCGCCACTCTCAAAGGTACCCTTGCCGGGGCATACTCAGTAAAACCACAGTATAAAGGAAGTGCCATTGGCAGCTTAAGTGATGCGGTGGTGCTGACAGCTGATACCACCCCGGACGGCGCTCAGTCAACGTTCAGCGCTGCACCAGTTTCTGTGGCGGCGGACAATATTGCTATCAGTACACTGACGCTGTTTGCGAAGGACGCTTACGGTAATGCGGTAAAAGGCATTGCATCCAGCCTGACACTGAACGTGAAGGACAGCGGCGGCAGCACGCCAGCCTCAGATAAAGTAACAGTGGGCAGTATCAGTGAAAGTGCGACCCCAGGTACCTACACAGCAACCCTGAAAGGGACGCTGGCAGGAATCTATACGGTGAAACCACAGTTCAGCGGCAGTGCGCTCGGCAGTTTAAGCGCCACGGTCACCCTGACGGCGGGTAACACGCCGGACGGCACGCAGTCTACCTTCAGTACCAGTCCGAAGCTGCTGGCGGCAGATAATACCGCGACCAGCACCCTGAAACTGACGGCGAAAGATGCGGGCGGTAACGCCATCACCGGGCTTGCGGCAGACCTGACGTTTGCGGTGAAAGACAGCGGTGGTATTACGCCAACTGAAGATAAAGTGACGATGAGCAGCATCAGCGAAGGTGCGACACCGGGCACCTACATCGCCACTCTCAAAGGTACCCTTGCCGGGGCATACTCAGTAAAACCACAGTATAAAGGAAGTGCCATTGGCAGCTTAAGTGATGCGGTGGTGCTGACAGCTGATACCACCCCGGACGGCGCTCAGTCAACGTTCAGCGCTGCACCAGTTTCTGTGGCGGCGGACAATATTGCTATCAGTACACTGACGCTGGTTGCCAGGGATGCTTACGGTAATGCGGTAAAAGGCGTTGCATCCAGCCTGACACTGAACGTGAAGGACAGCGGCGGCAGCACGCCAGCCGCAGATAAAGTAACAGTGGGCAGTATCAGTGAAAGTGCGACCCCAGGTACCTACACAGCAACCCTGAAAGGGACGCTGGCAGGAATCTATACTGTGAAACCACAGTTCAGTGGCAGTGCGCTCGGCAGTTTAAGCACCACGGTCACCCTGAAGGCGGGTAACACGCCGGACGGCACGCAGTCTACTTTCAGCGCCAGTCCGTCCTCCATCACGGCGAATGATACTGCGACCAGTACTCTGACCCTGAAAGCGAAGGATGCGGGCGGTAATGCCATCACCGGAATTGCGGCAGATCTGACGTTTGCGGTGAAAGATAGCAACAATACCCCCCCTGATACGGGAAGGGTCACCGTTGGCTCCATCACGGAAAGTGCCACGCCAGGTACGTATACCGCTACTCTGAAGGGGACGCTGGCAGGTGTTTACACCGTGAAACCACAGTTTAGCGGCAGTGCACTTGGCAACCTGAGTGCTCCGGTAACGCTGACAGCTGACAACACGCCGGATGGCAATCAGTCAACGTTCAGTGCCACGCCGAAGTCAATTGTTGCGAACGACACGGCGAAGAGTCTGCTGACGCTGAAAGTGAAGGATGCGAACGGCAATGCCATTACCGGAATTGCTACCAGCCTGACGGTGGCAGTGAAGGACAGTCAGGGCGGTACGCCAGAAGCTGGGAAGGTAACGGTCAGTGCCGTCACGGAAACCGAGGTTCCGGGGACTTATATTGCGACTCTGAAGGGCCAGCTTGCGGATACATATACGCTGAAACCGCAGTTCAGCGGCAACGCTATTGGGACGCTGTCTGACACGGTGACGCTGACGACCGGAAGTACGCCGGATGGAACATTGTCGTCCTTCAGCGTCAGCCCGAAATCCATCGCGGCGGATAACACGACGAGCAGCACCCTGACGGTGATGCTAAAAGACGCAAATGGCAACGTGATGAGTAGCCAGGCCGGAAACCTGAGTATCAGTGTGAAAGACAGTGAAGGCAGTACGCCGTCGTCCACGCAGGTGGCTGTGAGCAGTCTGAGTGAAAGTGTCACGCCGGGAACGTACACCGCGACCCTGAAAGGAACACTTGCGGGAACATATACGCTGAAACCGCAGTTCAGCGGTAACGCTATTGGGACGCTGTCTGACACGGTGACGCTGACGACCGGAAGTACGCCGGATGGAACATTGTCGTCCTTCAGCGTCAGCCCGAAATCCATCGCGGCGGATAACACGACGAGCAGCACCCTGACGGTGATGCTAAAAGACGCAAATGGCAACGTGATGAGTAGCCAGGCCGGAAACCTGAGTATCAGTGTGAAAGACAGTGGAGGCAGTACGCCGTCGTCCACGCAGGTGGCTGTGAGCAGTCTGAGTGAAAGTGTCACGCCGGGAACGTACACCGCGACCCTGAAAGGGACACTTGCGGGAACATATACGCTGAAACCGCAGTTCAGCGGTAACGCTATTGGGATGTTGTCTGACACGGTGACGCTGACGACCGGAAGTACGCCGGATGGCAGTAAATCCCTGTTCAGTGCAAGCCCGAAATCCATCGCAGCGGATGATACGACGACCAGTACGTTAACTTTGCAGGTGAAAGACGCGAACGGTAACGCCATCGGCGGATTGAGTGGTCTGACGTTAGAGGTTAAGAATAGCCTGGAGGCCACTCCAGCTGAGGGTAAAGTGACCGTCAGTAACCTGAGCGAAAGCAGTACACCGGGTACCTGGACGGCGACTCTGAAAGGTCAACTTGCCGACGTGTATACCGTCAAACCGCTGCTCAATGGGAGTGCGCTTGGTACTTTAAGCGATACGGTGACACTGACAGCCAACTCCGCACCGGATGCGGCGAAGTCGACATTTAGGGCACTGCCACACAGCATTATTGCTGATAATTCTGCCACCAGCACTTTGCTGTTTACGGCGAAAGACACCTTCGGCAACTCAATACGTGGGCTGAACGGTCTGAGTATTGGTGTGAAAAACAGCGCAGGCGCGGCACCAGTCAGCGGCAAAGTGACGGTGAGTAGTGTTACGGAAACGGCGACGCCAGGTATTTACAGCGCCACGCTGAAAGGTATCCTCGCGGACACGTATACGGTAACACCACAACTTGACAGCAGCGCCATCGGCGGCCTGAGTGATTCCGTGACTTTGACTGCGGACACCACGCCTGATGTGGCGAATTCAACTTTTGCGGCCAGCCCGGATTCCATTGTGGCGGACGACAGCGCTGTCAGTACCTTGACGCTGAAGATCCAGGATGCAAACGGCAATGCCATGACGGGCAGGGATTCCGATCTGACGCTGACCCTGAAGGACAGCCTGGACTCCACTCCAGTCGCCGGTAAAGTGACGCTCAGTAATCTGGTAGAAAGTGCCACGCCGGGAACGTACACCGCGACCCTGAAAGGGCAGCTCGCAGACACTTACACAGTGACCCCGAAACTTAGTGGCAGTGCTATCGGCAGCCTGAGTGCCACCGTCACCTTGAAGGCGGGCAGTACGCCGTCCGGAAGTCTGTCAGGCTTCAAGGCAACACCGACAAGCATTGCGGCAGATGATATGGAGAGTAGTTCCCTTATTCTGACGCTGCGCGATACGTTTGGTAACGCCATCAGCGGGCAGGGTAGTAGCTTGACCCTGGAATTGAAAGACAGTGAGGGTAACGCACCAACAGATGGCGGTGTGACGGTAACGTCGCTCACGGAAATAGCTACGCCGGGCACTTACACTGCCACTCTGAAAGGTAAAGTATCCGGTGACTGGATCATCACACCGAAACTGAGTGGCAACGCTATCGGAGAGATTAGCGCCACGGTGACATTGACCTCGGGCACGGTACCGGATGGTGTGCTGTCAACTCTGACGGCAAGTCCGACATCGATCATCGCCAACAACACGGCCATGAGCACGCTGACCTTCACCGCGAAAGATGAAAACGGTAACGACATCAGCGGAATCGCAGCTAGTCTGAAAATGAGCGTCACAGATAGCCAGAATAAGGTACCAGCAACAGGAAAAGTAATGGTTGGCAAGGTGACTGAAACAGCGACGCCAGGGGTATACACTGCGATGCTGAAAGGTACCCTGTCAGGTGTGTACACCGTGAAACCGACGTTCGGCAACACGTCCATTGGTAGCCTGAGCGCGACGGTGACGCTGACGGCGGATACGACGCCTGATGGCGTGCAGTCATCCTTTGAGGCAACTCCGCTTCTTGTGACGGGCAACGGTACGGATTCGAGCACCCTGACGTTCATCGCGAAAGACGCGTATGGCAACGCTATTGCTGATATTGCCGGTAGTCTGACTCTGGAAGTTAAAAACGGCAGTGGCGCAACACCGGACAGCAGTAAGGTCATTCTCAGTAGCCTGAAGGAGAGTGAAAGCACGCCGGGCACCTATACGGCGACCCTGAAAGGAACATTGGCAGGGGTGTTCACCGTGAAACCTCAGTTCAGCGGCAGTGCTATCGGTAACCTGAGTGCCACCGTGACGTTAATGACTGGCACCCCTGATGGTGTGACATCCACGTTTGTGGCTAATCCGCAGACACTGGTCGCCGACAACATTGAGATGAGCACACTGACACTGACGGCAAAAGACGTGAATGGTAACGCGATTCCGGGTATTGCCAGAACGCTGAAAATCAGTATTACCGATGAACAGGGGCTAGAACCGGCTGCCGGTAAGATAACGCTCGGCAAAGTCAGCGAAACGGCAACGCCGGGTACTTATACCGCGATGTTGAAAGGGACGTTGGCGGGTGTCTATACGGTGAAACCGCTCTTTAACGACACGGCGATTGGCAGTCTGAGTGATTCTGTCACATTGACGGCGGGTGTGCCGGATACAGACAACACCTCAACCTTTGTGGCAAGTCCGGCTTCAGTTGTAGCAGATAACACTGCTATCAGCACTCTCACGCTGAGTGCGAAAGACAAATACGGTAATACTATCAGTGGACTCGCGGCTAACCTGTCACTGTCAGTGAAAAACAGCAAAGGCGAAGAACCAACCACCGGTAAAGTGACCGTTACGAACCTGGCAGAGCAGGGAAGTACTGGCGTCTATACCGCCACGCTGAAAGGTACGCTGGCGGACATCTATATCGTGAAGCCACAATACAACAATTCGGATCTCGGCACACTGAGCGCGGATGTAACGCTGACGGCTGGCACGACAGCAGATACAGCTAAGTCCTCTTTCACAGCGGCACCGGCCTCGGTGGTTGCTGATAATGTCGCTACCAGTACTCTGACGCTGACGATCCAGGATGAGTACGGCAACACCATGACTGGCAGAACGGCGGACCTTATGCTGGAGGTAAAAAACAGCGCAGGGACAACACCGGCTGAAGGAAAAGTTACACTTACCGATCTGGATGAAAGTAGCACGATACCAGGTACTTACACTGCCACCCTGAAAGGACAGTTGGCAGATACCTACACCGTCACACCGAAATTGAGCGGTGACAGTATTGGTTCTCTGGCTGCGGACGTGACATTGATCGCGAGCACCACACCGGATGGAACGCAATCCTCGTTCATTGCCAATCCGGATTCTGTTGCGGCGGATGACAGCACTCTTAGCACCCTAACGCTGACCGTGAAGGATGTGTACGGTAACGCTATTGCAGGTATCGCCTCTTCCTTGGCGCTGGAGATAAAAGACAGTACAGGTTCGGTTCCGGCAGCCGGTAAGGTGACACTGAGTTCTTTCACCGAAAGCGCAACGCCGGGAATCTACACGGCGACGCTGAAAGGGCAGTTGGCGGGCACATATACTGTTACGCCGAAATTTGATGGTGAGTCCATCGGTAGCTTAAGCGCGGATGTCACGTTGACTGCGAACGCCACGCCAGATGCTTCCCTGTCTACCTTCACGGTTGTCCCTGACTCCATCGTGGCGGATGACATGACCACCAGCACCTTAATGCTGACGGCGAAGGACAAGTATGGCAACGCTATACCGGGTCTCGCGAGTAACCTGGAAATGACGGTGAAAGACAGCCAGAACGTCGAACCCGTTAGCGGCAAAGTGACGGTGAGCACCGTCACGGAAAGTAGCACGGTTCCGGGTACCTATATCGCGACGCTACGGGGCCAGTTAGCGGGCATCTATACCGTCGCGCCGCAGAACAACGGTACTGTGATTGGGGATTTAAGCGGTCGCGTTACCCTGACCGCAGGTGCACCGGATACGGGCAGTGCCACGACCTTTACGGCTAGCCCGCATTCGGTTGTCGCAAACGGCATAGCAACCAGTACCTTGACGCTGACGGTAAAAGATAAGTTCGGCAACATCATTAGCGGTCTGGGTGATAGCCTGACGTTGGATGTAAAGGGCAGCGACGGTCAGGCACCGGATAGCAGCAAAGTAACGTTGAGTGCCATGACTGAAAGTGGCAGTTCTGGGGTATACACAGCAATGCTGAGCGGCACGTTTGCGGATACCTATACGGTGAAACCGATGCAAAATGGCACTGCGTTGGGTGATCTCAGTGATACGGTGACTCTGGCGGCAGACAGTACGCCAGATGGCGGAAAAACGACCTTTGTCGCGGTTCCAGAATCTATTGTGGCAAACAACGTGGCCTTCAGTACCCTGACGCTGGTAGCCAAAGATGTGAACGGCAACGCCATTTCCGGGATTGCGGTGAATCTGACGCTGGATATCAAAAACAGCCAGAATCAGTCCCCAGTGGAAGGTAAGGTGACGCTCACGGCCCTGACGGAAAGTACCTCTGTGCCGGGAACCTATACGGCAACCCTGAAAGGTATGTTGGTCGGCACGTATACGGTGACACCGCAAAATAACGGTACTGCTATTGGTGACTTGAGCGCAGCCGTCACGCTGACAGCGGGCACAACCCCCGATGGTGTGCAGTCAACGCTGGTAGCCAGCCCGACTCTGATTATTGCGGATGACACAACCACAAGTATGCTGACGTTGACCGCGAAGGATACCTTTGGGAACCCTATCCCGGGCCTGGCTGCAGATCTGGCGCTTGAGTTGAAGGATAGCCAGGGGAATGCACCTGCGGCAGGTAAGGTGACGCTGACGGATCTGACAGAAAGCAGTACGGCTGGTACCTACACCGCAATGCTGAAAGGACAACTTGCAGGGGTTTACACCGTCAAAGCGTTGTACCACGACAGCGCGCTCGGTACCTTGAACGCAACGGTAACGCTGACCGCAGGCACTACCCCGGACGGGGCGACAACGACCTTTGCGGCCAGCCCGACGTCCGTGGTGGCTGATGATGCCACGACCAGTACGCTGACCCTGACGGCGAAGGATAAGTTTGGCAACGCCGTGACGGGTATCGCAGGCAATCTGACGCTGGATGTGAAAAACAGCGCCGGTGTTGCACCTGCAGAAGGCAAGGTGACGTTGAGCGCTGTGACGGAAAGTGGCACTACGGGTGTCTACACCGCTACGCTGAAAGGACAGCTGGCGGATAAATACACCGTCACACCGAAGTTTAGCGGCAGTGCCATCGGCAGCCTGAGTGCAGATGTCACGCTGACGGCTGGCACCACCCCGGACGGGGCGACAACGACCTTTGTGGCCAGCCCGACATCCGTGGTGGCGGATGATGCCACGACCAGTACGCTGACCCTGACGGCGAAGGATAAGTTTGGCAACGCCATCAGCGGCATTGCGGCAGACCTGACGCTGGGCATCAAGGACAGCCATGGGGCTGAGCCAGCAGAAGGCAAAGTGACGCTGAGCGCTGTGACGGAAAGCGGCACTGCTGGTGTCTACACCGCAACGCTGAAAGGACAGCTGGCGGATAAATACACCATCACGCCGACGTTCAGCGGCAGTACCATCGGCAGCCTGAGTGCAGATGTCACGCTGACGGCTGGCGCAGTGGATGGCAGCGTCACGCTGTTTAGCGTGAGCCCGGACTCGATTGTGGCGGATGATGCCACGACCAGTACGCTGACCCTGACGGCCAGGGATAAGTTCAGCAACGCCGTGACGGGTATCGCAGGCAATCTGACGCTGGATGTAAAAAACAGCGCCGGTGTTGCACCAGCAGAGGGCAAGGTGACAGTGAGCACCGTGACGGAAAGCGGTACTGTGCCGGGAACCTACACTGCGACCTTGAAAGGGCAGCTTGTGGATGTGTACACGGTGACACCGAAGTTAAATGACAGTGTCATTAAAAATCTCAGTGATACTGCTCTGACGGGGACTGTGACGCTGACGGTGGGCGAACCTGCAGAAGCAACGTCGACTTTCAGTTCGAATCCGAAATCGGTGAAGGCGGATAATACGGAGACCAGCACTCTGACCATGAAGCTGGCGGATGTGTTTGATAATCCGATTACGGGACTTGCGCAGACCGGTGCTTTGATGATCCAGGTGAAAGACAGTGGTGAGAAAACACCGAAAGCAAGCGAGTATACACTGAGCAGTATTACGGAAGATGCCGTTACACCAGGGACCTATACAGCGACAATAAAGGGCTTGATTGCTGACACGTTAACATTGAAACCTCTTTATAACGGTGAGCAGATATTATCAATGAGCGATACAGTGGAGTTTGTGCCTGGAACATTTAAAAACGTAACAGTTAATGGCCATACGTTTGCGAATAATGCGGGCTTCCCGACAACGGGGTTTGATAAGGCAAACTTCACGTTGAATATGCCTGATGGGGACGTTGCTTCTGACTATACCTGGACGAGCGATCAAGCAAGCTGGGCTACGGTGAGCGCAGGAGGCGTTGTGACCTTTGGGGGGGGCGCTCCAGAAAGCGCTACTAAAACAGTGGTCATTTTGGCCACACCTAAAGCGACGGGCCTGACGCTGAAATATACGTTCACAGTAACCAGCTGGTTTGTTTCCAGCACGGTTATGGCAGATTACAACAGCGCAGAGGCATGGTGTACAAGTAATGGAGCAATACTCCCACCAATAGAAAAGTTGACGAATGCCTCTGTTGGTGGCACTGGCTCCAGGGCTGTGGGGAACCTATGGTCTGAATGGGGTAATTTAACGACCTGGGGATGGTCAGCTTCTTGGTTATGGTCTTCTACATCCTATCAAGGTGGACATAATATAGCTTCACCGAATGATGGTACTGTGTACCAAGTGGGAGGATGGACAGGAACTGCAGTACAAGAGTGTATGCGTCCTCTTTGA